The proteins below are encoded in one region of Effusibacillus dendaii:
- a CDS encoding MazG-like family protein has translation MDKSNMKTITLPRLNKLTPTLESTALKLLEEAGELAQAIGKFRNLSGENYVVDEQVMENIASELADTAQTCITMMYVLEETHGVDIDKVIEQHIAKLKQKGYCD, from the coding sequence ATGGACAAATCGAACATGAAAACGATTACCCTGCCCCGTTTGAACAAATTGACTCCCACATTGGAATCCACCGCTCTCAAGCTATTGGAAGAAGCGGGTGAATTGGCGCAAGCGATTGGGAAATTCCGAAATCTGTCCGGAGAAAACTATGTGGTGGACGAGCAGGTGATGGAAAATATCGCGAGTGAATTGGCCGATACGGCACAAACGTGCATCACCATGATGTATGTATTGGAAGAAACACATGGTGTGGACATTGACAAAGTCATTGAACAGCATATTGCCAAACTGAAGCAGAAGGGTTATTGCGACTAA
- the cmpA gene encoding cortex morphogenetic protein CmpA: MPSWLKNQLQRAFSERDKHSVIMLNRVFYKYRRNVNAM; this comes from the coding sequence ATGCCAAGTTGGCTCAAAAACCAACTGCAACGCGCATTTTCTGAGCGAGATAAACATTCTGTCATTATGCTCAACCGGGTTTTCTATAAATACAGAAGAAATGTGAACGCTATGTGA
- a CDS encoding S1 domain-containing RNA-binding protein — MSIELGSKVEGKVTGITNFGAFVMLPGGVTGLVHISEIADSYVKDINDFLKVNDTVVVKVLNVDKNGKIGLSIRQAVDKPAETVGAERERRSFGPRDRGPRESGSRERSNRPPQKSLEDKISKFLKDSEDRLTALKRNESKRGGRGGRRG, encoded by the coding sequence ATGTCTATTGAATTAGGCAGCAAAGTGGAAGGTAAAGTCACCGGTATAACAAATTTCGGGGCGTTTGTGATGCTGCCGGGTGGGGTCACCGGACTCGTTCACATTTCGGAGATTGCTGATTCGTATGTGAAAGATATCAATGATTTTTTAAAGGTCAACGATACAGTAGTGGTGAAAGTTCTTAACGTCGACAAGAACGGAAAAATCGGACTGTCCATTCGACAGGCTGTTGATAAACCGGCGGAAACAGTTGGTGCTGAGCGGGAAAGAAGATCTTTCGGTCCGCGTGACCGTGGACCTCGCGAATCGGGAAGCCGGGAACGTTCCAATCGACCACCGCAAAAATCGTTAGAAGATAAAATTTCCAAGTTTTTAAAAGACAGCGAAGATCGGTTGACTGCTTTGAAACGGAACGAAAGCAAACGGGGCGGCCGAGGAGGCCGACGCGGCTAA
- a CDS encoding FtsB family cell division protein, with protein sequence MITLKKRMVKNSSGSNVVYVVPDTKQSTAAPVRKKRKPTVRMLFLIVFSLWAAYTFLFSMLPNKLRLDREHAELQQQLEQARQTEQKLTQDVNNLQSDFYIARLARKYYNMIKEGEVLYRPQQ encoded by the coding sequence GTGATTACCTTGAAAAAACGAATGGTGAAAAACTCGTCTGGTTCAAATGTGGTCTATGTGGTCCCAGACACCAAACAAAGCACGGCTGCCCCTGTACGCAAAAAAAGAAAGCCTACTGTCCGGATGCTTTTTTTAATTGTTTTTTCGTTGTGGGCAGCTTATACGTTTCTGTTTTCAATGCTTCCCAATAAGCTCCGTTTGGATCGCGAACATGCGGAACTGCAGCAGCAGTTGGAGCAAGCCCGGCAGACTGAACAGAAATTGACGCAAGATGTCAATAATCTGCAGAGCGATTTTTATATTGCGAGATTGGCGCGCAAATACTATAACATGATTAAAGAGGGAGAAGTTTTGTATCGACCTCAGCAATAG
- the yabQ gene encoding spore cortex biosynthesis protein YabQ, giving the protein MALELQYMTLLAMSLNGILLGAVFDICRVVLRQWKFLRWAKPLFDFSFWIFALFSVFSSLMWANNGELRMYVFVILLLGWVLYRVLLQRIVVGSTVGIIMGIRYICVMLWNIFVTVVVRPVKTGGQILIRLFYAFDRLLKYLERVILWPFRISLRIILWLLRPVFRLLRPITDRLAKRLRPISSRMEHIWGKGKGIWEKLTNWLLNKDDQNPKQ; this is encoded by the coding sequence GTGGCTCTTGAATTGCAATACATGACGTTATTGGCGATGAGCCTAAACGGCATCCTGCTGGGAGCCGTTTTTGATATCTGCCGGGTTGTGCTCAGACAATGGAAGTTTTTACGGTGGGCAAAACCTTTGTTTGATTTTTCCTTTTGGATATTTGCCTTGTTCTCCGTCTTTTCGAGCTTAATGTGGGCGAATAACGGGGAATTGCGGATGTATGTATTTGTGATTTTATTGCTGGGATGGGTGTTGTATCGAGTGTTGCTGCAGCGGATTGTTGTCGGCAGCACGGTCGGAATTATAATGGGGATCCGATATATTTGCGTAATGCTGTGGAATATTTTCGTAACGGTAGTGGTTCGTCCTGTTAAAACAGGTGGGCAAATTTTGATTCGTTTGTTTTATGCGTTTGACCGTCTGTTGAAATATTTGGAGCGGGTGATTCTTTGGCCGTTTCGAATCAGTTTACGCATCATTCTATGGCTGTTGCGCCCAGTTTTTCGATTGTTACGCCCGATTACAGATCGGCTTGCCAAAAGGCTCCGACCAATCAGTTCCCGAATGGAACACATTTGGGGGAAAGGAAAAGGAATTTGGGAAAAGTTGACGAATTGGTTATTGAATAAGGATGATCAAAATCCCAAGCAGTAA
- the yabP gene encoding sporulation protein YabP, with the protein MEERSRTQHNQYERHEVTILNRQAMQVTGVVNVESFDANEFVLQTAYGLLVIRGENLHIQALNLENGIVSIEGVLYDMGYFEEKASPSQKAKGLFGKLFK; encoded by the coding sequence GTGGAGGAAAGATCGCGCACTCAACACAATCAATATGAGCGCCATGAGGTGACCATTTTAAATCGGCAAGCGATGCAGGTGACAGGTGTGGTGAATGTAGAGAGCTTTGATGCAAACGAATTTGTTTTGCAGACGGCTTACGGCTTATTGGTCATTCGAGGTGAGAATCTTCACATTCAAGCGTTAAATCTGGAAAACGGGATCGTTTCCATCGAAGGTGTGCTTTACGACATGGGCTATTTTGAGGAAAAGGCCTCCCCTTCTCAAAAGGCGAAAGGGCTCTTCGGCAAGTTGTTTAAATAA
- a CDS encoding RNA-binding S4 domain-containing protein translates to MRLDKFLKVSRLIKRRTLAKEVCDKGRIQINGRPSKASSEVKAGDLLRITFGTKIVEVKVLAVAEHASKDQAANLYMVLSEKRIEGDPSMDDEDDEA, encoded by the coding sequence ATGAGGTTAGACAAATTTCTCAAAGTTTCTCGCTTGATCAAGCGGCGAACTTTGGCGAAAGAAGTCTGCGACAAGGGGCGTATCCAGATTAATGGACGCCCCTCAAAAGCGTCTTCGGAGGTAAAAGCGGGGGACCTCCTGAGGATCACTTTTGGGACCAAAATCGTCGAAGTCAAAGTACTGGCCGTTGCGGAACATGCATCAAAAGATCAAGCAGCAAACCTTTACATGGTACTTTCGGAAAAGCGAATAGAGGGAGATCCAAGCATGGACGATGAGGATGACGAAGCATAA
- a CDS encoding HU family DNA-binding protein: MNKVELIAKVAQKTGLKKKDAEAAVNSLLDAIGQALKKGDKVQLIGFGTFETRKRAARNGRNPQTGAVIKIPATKVPAFKPGAKLKEMTKK, translated from the coding sequence ATGAACAAGGTAGAACTTATTGCTAAAGTCGCGCAAAAAACTGGTCTCAAGAAAAAGGATGCAGAAGCTGCAGTCAACAGCCTGCTCGACGCTATTGGCCAGGCACTGAAAAAAGGTGACAAAGTACAATTGATCGGTTTCGGAACTTTCGAAACCCGCAAGCGTGCTGCTCGCAACGGACGCAACCCGCAAACCGGAGCAGTGATTAAAATTCCTGCAACGAAGGTTCCGGCATTCAAGCCAGGCGCTAAGTTGAAGGAAATGACCAAGAAGTAA
- a CDS encoding bifunctional methyltransferase/pyrophosphohydrolase YabN — translation MATIQIVGLGPGSWTSMPLGTYEQIQNAKPLILRTERHPVVEILAQKGISYRSLDEQYEQAEDFDSLYETIVEMLFQEAKEQGEIVYAVPGHPGVAERTVQIALQKSAGAQVDVVIGPGHSFLDELLLRVGVDPTEGLLILDGTSPRADQLNPALHTVFVQVYNQSVAADVKLTLMDVYPDDYPVTVTRAVGVEGEERIEQVPLYELDRIEWIDHLTTLYLAKSEEERITHRQFSKLVEIVRILRSPEGCPWDREQTHQSIRKHVIEEAYEVAEAIDLEDPDALAEELGDLLLQVALHAQIASEEGTFTVFDTIQAINDKLIRRHPHVFGDRQANDAEEAVVSWEETKRREKQAKGTTEKLLDSVPAGMSAMQVAYKLQKKAAEVGFEWQSIDGVLDKLREELDELQATEDKADELGDVFFVLVNLARYLKLDPEACLAKTNLKFRRRFGYVEEKLEEQGKKLTESSLEEMDEWWNKAKLVEKK, via the coding sequence ATGGCGACCATACAAATTGTGGGGCTTGGCCCCGGATCGTGGACAAGCATGCCGCTTGGCACATATGAACAGATTCAAAATGCGAAACCCCTGATTTTGCGTACAGAACGTCACCCGGTTGTAGAAATTTTGGCGCAAAAAGGGATCTCCTATCGTTCGCTTGACGAACAATACGAGCAGGCGGAAGACTTCGATTCCTTATATGAGACGATTGTAGAAATGCTGTTTCAGGAGGCGAAGGAGCAGGGAGAAATCGTTTACGCTGTACCGGGCCATCCGGGAGTGGCCGAACGTACGGTACAAATTGCTTTGCAAAAATCGGCTGGTGCGCAGGTGGATGTCGTGATTGGACCCGGGCATTCGTTTTTGGATGAATTGCTGCTGCGGGTGGGTGTGGACCCAACAGAAGGGCTGCTGATTCTCGATGGGACAAGCCCGCGGGCAGATCAGCTAAATCCGGCTTTGCATACGGTGTTTGTCCAAGTGTACAATCAGTCAGTCGCGGCGGACGTTAAACTTACTTTGATGGATGTATACCCTGACGATTATCCGGTGACGGTCACCCGAGCGGTTGGAGTAGAAGGGGAGGAACGAATCGAACAAGTTCCCCTGTATGAACTGGATCGGATCGAGTGGATTGACCATCTAACCACCTTATATCTGGCGAAGAGTGAAGAAGAACGAATCACGCACCGACAATTTTCAAAACTGGTTGAGATCGTACGCATTCTTCGTTCACCGGAAGGCTGTCCCTGGGATCGTGAGCAGACACACCAGTCCATTCGCAAACATGTGATTGAAGAAGCGTATGAAGTGGCGGAAGCCATCGATCTGGAGGATCCGGATGCACTCGCTGAGGAATTGGGGGATCTATTGCTGCAAGTGGCTTTGCACGCGCAGATTGCTTCGGAAGAGGGTACTTTTACAGTATTTGATACGATTCAAGCGATCAATGACAAACTGATTCGCCGTCATCCACATGTGTTTGGCGACAGACAAGCGAACGATGCCGAGGAAGCGGTTGTCAGTTGGGAGGAAACGAAGCGGCGGGAGAAGCAGGCAAAAGGGACCACCGAAAAGCTGCTTGACTCAGTTCCAGCCGGAATGTCGGCTATGCAGGTGGCTTACAAATTGCAGAAAAAGGCCGCAGAGGTTGGCTTTGAATGGCAGAGCATTGATGGGGTGCTGGACAAACTGCGGGAAGAATTGGACGAGCTGCAGGCCACGGAAGACAAGGCGGATGAATTGGGAGACGTATTTTTTGTTTTAGTCAATTTAGCCCGTTATTTAAAACTCGATCCGGAAGCCTGTTTGGCGAAGACAAATTTAAAATTCAGAAGAAGATTTGGTTATGTGGAAGAAAAGTTGGAAGAACAAGGAAAAAAATTAACGGAAAGCAGTCTGGAAGAGATGGATGAATGGTGGAATAAGGCGAAATTAGTCGAAAAAAAGTAG
- a CDS encoding putative polysaccharide biosynthesis protein, with translation MSDRNLFLRGAFILAVAGIVSKLMGSIYTLFLQNIIGDRGLGLYQMAYPIYSTLLLLSTAGIPVAVSKFVAEHMALGDYRGAKKVFRVASVILFISGILCFFLLWFGAELFARISGDEGAKFAIQALAPALMVVPVMASIRGYFQGWQQMEPTAVSQVVEQLIRVATIIGAAWLLLRMGYSEEWAAAGAAFGAVTGAFAALLVLVGYVWNNRVLFRHDVQMPNRVPPQSNRTVIKKLIMYAIPVSLGALVVPFMNNVDVITVANMLKQAGYSQDQATELFGLLSGRAFKLMMLPATIATAIGVALMPAIAGALAVGEKRVAYQRIELALRWTIIIGLPASVGLFLLAEPIDITLFKDSSGTPAIMAISFATLFSSLQLTTTAILQGIGYVYRPVRNLLIGGVFKLIFNIWLVPKYGIEGAAVSTVLSFSIAALLNFWDINRLSGLSFNWRLLLWGPSIATFLMGVAVFASLRQMGPYFFTVLPERLAGACLTLAVILFASAVYGIALLASGSLRKEDIRSIPRIGQKLADLFAKIGLVR, from the coding sequence ATGTCGGATCGGAATTTGTTTCTACGAGGCGCGTTTATTTTAGCGGTAGCCGGAATTGTTTCGAAACTGATGGGTTCGATATACACCCTTTTTCTGCAAAATATTATCGGGGATCGCGGGCTTGGACTCTACCAGATGGCGTATCCGATTTATTCCACGCTCCTGCTCTTGTCTACAGCCGGCATTCCGGTTGCTGTTTCAAAATTTGTGGCAGAGCATATGGCGCTTGGCGATTATCGTGGCGCCAAAAAAGTGTTCCGGGTGGCAAGTGTCATCCTGTTTATAAGCGGCATTCTATGTTTTTTTCTGCTCTGGTTTGGCGCAGAACTGTTTGCGCGAATTTCCGGCGATGAAGGGGCAAAGTTTGCCATTCAGGCGTTGGCGCCTGCTTTGATGGTTGTTCCTGTCATGGCTTCGATCCGAGGGTATTTTCAAGGATGGCAGCAGATGGAACCGACTGCCGTATCGCAGGTGGTCGAACAGTTGATCCGTGTGGCAACAATCATTGGCGCAGCCTGGCTGCTGCTCCGTATGGGGTACAGTGAGGAATGGGCGGCTGCGGGGGCTGCTTTTGGTGCCGTGACGGGTGCATTTGCCGCCCTGCTTGTTTTGGTTGGTTATGTATGGAACAATCGGGTTCTATTTCGCCATGATGTTCAAATGCCGAATCGTGTTCCGCCGCAGTCCAACCGAACCGTGATCAAAAAGCTGATTATGTACGCGATTCCCGTCTCGCTCGGGGCGCTGGTGGTGCCATTCATGAACAATGTGGATGTGATTACGGTAGCCAATATGTTAAAGCAGGCAGGCTACAGTCAGGATCAAGCGACTGAGCTGTTTGGACTTCTTTCCGGTCGCGCATTTAAATTAATGATGTTGCCGGCTACCATTGCAACTGCGATAGGTGTTGCGTTAATGCCTGCGATCGCCGGAGCGCTGGCGGTAGGTGAAAAGCGTGTTGCTTATCAGCGAATCGAACTGGCCCTGCGGTGGACAATCATTATTGGGCTGCCGGCGTCTGTCGGGCTGTTCTTGCTGGCCGAACCGATCGATATCACGCTTTTCAAAGACAGCTCCGGGACACCAGCTATTATGGCGATTTCGTTTGCTACTTTATTTTCCTCGTTGCAACTTACCACAACGGCGATTTTACAGGGGATTGGATATGTCTATCGACCGGTGCGGAATCTTTTGATAGGGGGTGTGTTTAAACTGATTTTTAATATATGGTTGGTCCCCAAATATGGAATCGAGGGGGCTGCCGTTTCCACTGTGCTGTCCTTTTCCATTGCAGCCCTGTTAAATTTCTGGGATATTAACCGGTTAAGCGGCCTTTCGTTTAATTGGCGACTGTTGCTTTGGGGTCCGAGTATTGCTACATTTTTAATGGGAGTTGCTGTGTTTGCCAGCCTGCGGCAGATGGGACCTTATTTTTTTACAGTCTTGCCGGAACGTTTGGCGGGTGCTTGCCTGACGCTGGCTGTGATTCTGTTCGCTTCCGCCGTTTACGGAATAGCGTTGTTGGCATCGGGCAGTTTAAGAAAGGAAGATATCCGTTCTATCCCGCGGATTGGGCAAAAGTTGGCGGATCTGTTTGCCAAAATCGGCTTGGTTCGTTAG
- the spoVT gene encoding stage V sporulation protein T, which yields MKATGIVRRIDDLGRVVIPKEIRRTLRIREGDPLEIFVDRDGEVILKKYSPIGELGDFAKEYADSLYESLGHITLITDRDLVIAVAGTSKKEFMEKSVGSDVEKVMEDRKTALISSPAEMSILKERTERFTSRVISPIIAQGDPIGTVVLLSRDENVKMGELEAKLAETAAGFLAKQMEQ from the coding sequence ATGAAGGCTACTGGTATCGTTCGTAGAATTGACGACTTAGGACGAGTGGTGATCCCCAAGGAGATTCGACGGACACTTCGCATCCGGGAAGGGGACCCGCTGGAGATTTTTGTTGATCGGGATGGAGAGGTAATTCTGAAAAAGTATTCGCCGATTGGCGAGTTGGGTGACTTTGCAAAAGAATATGCAGATTCCCTCTATGAAAGCCTTGGCCATATTACTTTGATTACCGACCGTGACCTTGTGATTGCGGTAGCGGGAACATCCAAAAAAGAGTTTATGGAAAAATCGGTTGGCTCCGATGTGGAGAAGGTAATGGAAGATCGCAAAACCGCTCTGATATCGAGCCCGGCAGAAATGTCAATTCTAAAAGAACGCACGGAACGGTTTACCTCGCGCGTAATTTCCCCGATCATTGCACAAGGGGATCCGATCGGTACAGTTGTCCTGCTCTCCCGTGACGAGAATGTGAAAATGGGGGAACTGGAAGCGAAACTGGCCGAGACGGCAGCCGGATTTTTGGCGAAACAAATGGAACAATAA
- the mfd gene encoding transcription-repair coupling factor translates to MHPLIDLIQTDSDLGMIAKGFEKSLSEQWVTGLSGSARHLYTAALHTVLRSPLLIVTHNLQQAQQIYEDMCELLPAGEVFLFPERELSYLDILAYSPEQAATRLNVLEGLVQRQASIVIAPLAAVYQPLPNKQTFTESVIKLSVGDEVNLDSIVERLVYLGYERSELVESKGQFSVRGGILDVFPLTMEMGVRVELFDVEVDSIRTFDPTTQRSQEKRNEISFWPIREVLIKKESLQSKADQIYELLDKYKKTVRESERAEKLEKQIGREIELMREGIVFPGLIRYLHLIDPSVSNLLGYLPADAILVYDEPTRLRETVQILAKEQAEWQTAALEQGELMPAMIQDTDRSALFFEKKWRRLFFSLFPRTIPGLTMQQVVHVSAKAGQNFHGQMNILKGEMERWRKTGSRVIFLAAGPERAERLQRVLEDYGMEADSASDLKGLGKRPVILHANLTGGFELISFKLVIITENEVFANKRKAKKFKGLSDAQKLKSYQDLKVGDFVVHLNHGIGQYLGIETLVIEGNHKDYLHIKYKGKDKLYVPVEQIDLVQKYIGSEEKEPKLYSLGGTEWARVKSKVQNSVKDIAEDLIKLYAARQATPGYAASPDTQWQREFEAMFPYEETADQLRAIAEIKKDMETPRPMDRLLCGDVGYGKTEVAIRAAFKAVMDGKQVAVLVPTTILAQQHYETFKERCTGFPIKVEVISRFRTQAQMKAVLKGLSDGSVDIVIGTHRLLNKSVKFKDLGLLVIDEEQRFGVSHKEKIKQIKNNVDCLTLTATPIPRTLHMSMLGIRDLSVIETPPENRFPVQTYVAEYSDVLVREAIERELGRGGQVYFLYNKVKDIEKMADHIRTLVPEARVLVGHGQMGEEALEHVMLDFLEGEADVLVSTTIIETGLDIPNVNTLIVYDADHMGLSQLYQLRGRVGRSNRVAYAYFTYQRDKVLTEVAEKRLQAIKEFTELGSGFKIAMRDLSIRGAGNLLGAEQHGFIASVGFDLYSDMLSQAIQELKGEKQETIPDPQVELAVDAYIPSEYIRDTVQKIEIYKKFVSARSLSDIRDLEEEMEDRFGDIPLPVRNLLTVTQIKSYARQFEFQSIVQDGHDVVMKLSERQNQFVKGEKLFALTQQFPDRVKLTAAPYITITLRVKGLKDHEVLEMIKKFLESYPSVLKTEQELQRA, encoded by the coding sequence TTGCATCCTTTGATTGATTTGATTCAAACGGATTCTGATTTAGGAATGATTGCAAAAGGATTCGAAAAATCATTGTCTGAACAATGGGTAACCGGGTTGAGCGGTTCAGCCCGCCATTTGTATACGGCTGCGTTGCATACTGTTCTGAGATCGCCCTTGCTGATCGTCACACATAATCTTCAGCAAGCACAACAGATTTATGAGGACATGTGTGAATTGCTTCCTGCAGGCGAGGTATTTTTGTTCCCGGAGAGAGAGCTGTCTTATTTGGATATCCTGGCTTATTCCCCGGAACAGGCGGCAACTCGTTTGAATGTGTTGGAAGGGTTGGTGCAGCGACAGGCTTCTATTGTGATTGCTCCGTTGGCAGCCGTTTACCAGCCGTTGCCAAACAAGCAAACATTTACCGAATCGGTCATTAAACTGAGCGTGGGTGATGAAGTAAATTTAGATTCGATTGTAGAGCGCCTCGTATACCTTGGGTACGAACGTTCAGAATTGGTTGAATCTAAGGGGCAGTTCTCCGTTCGGGGAGGCATTCTGGATGTATTTCCGTTAACGATGGAAATGGGAGTTCGCGTTGAATTGTTTGATGTGGAAGTGGATTCCATTCGTACGTTCGACCCGACTACGCAACGGTCACAAGAGAAACGGAATGAAATCTCCTTTTGGCCAATTCGTGAAGTTTTAATTAAAAAGGAATCATTGCAAAGCAAAGCAGACCAAATTTATGAGTTGCTGGATAAATATAAGAAAACGGTGCGAGAAAGCGAACGAGCTGAAAAATTGGAAAAGCAGATCGGCCGCGAAATCGAACTTATGCGGGAAGGAATCGTGTTTCCCGGACTTATTCGTTACCTGCACCTGATTGATCCGAGCGTCAGCAATTTACTGGGATACCTTCCTGCGGATGCGATTCTCGTTTATGATGAACCGACCCGCTTGCGGGAGACCGTACAGATTTTGGCAAAAGAGCAGGCGGAATGGCAAACGGCCGCACTGGAACAAGGCGAACTGATGCCTGCGATGATTCAGGATACGGATCGTTCCGCCCTGTTTTTTGAAAAAAAATGGAGACGTCTGTTTTTTTCCTTATTTCCCAGAACCATTCCCGGACTTACGATGCAGCAAGTGGTCCATGTTTCGGCCAAAGCCGGTCAGAATTTCCACGGACAGATGAATATTCTGAAAGGGGAGATGGAACGCTGGCGAAAAACAGGATCACGGGTGATCTTTCTGGCAGCGGGACCGGAACGGGCCGAAAGACTGCAGCGGGTGTTGGAAGACTACGGAATGGAAGCGGATTCTGCTTCTGATTTAAAGGGATTGGGGAAACGGCCGGTTATTCTGCATGCCAATTTGACCGGCGGGTTTGAACTGATTTCGTTTAAATTGGTAATTATTACTGAAAACGAAGTGTTTGCCAACAAAAGAAAAGCAAAGAAGTTTAAAGGATTGTCAGATGCCCAGAAACTGAAAAGTTATCAGGATCTCAAAGTCGGCGATTTTGTTGTCCATCTCAACCATGGGATCGGACAATATTTAGGGATTGAAACGCTTGTAATTGAAGGCAACCACAAAGACTACCTGCACATCAAGTACAAGGGGAAAGACAAGCTGTACGTGCCGGTCGAACAGATTGATCTCGTACAAAAATATATCGGGTCGGAAGAAAAGGAGCCGAAGCTGTACTCGCTGGGCGGTACCGAATGGGCGCGCGTCAAATCAAAAGTACAAAATTCGGTTAAGGATATTGCGGAAGACTTGATCAAGCTTTATGCCGCCCGGCAGGCTACACCGGGGTATGCGGCGAGTCCCGATACGCAATGGCAAAGGGAATTTGAAGCGATGTTCCCTTACGAGGAAACAGCCGATCAGTTGCGCGCAATTGCGGAAATCAAGAAGGACATGGAGACCCCGCGACCGATGGACCGTTTGCTGTGCGGAGATGTTGGGTACGGCAAAACAGAGGTGGCGATTCGCGCCGCTTTTAAAGCGGTTATGGATGGGAAACAGGTAGCGGTTCTGGTGCCTACGACTATTCTGGCTCAACAGCATTATGAGACGTTTAAAGAACGTTGTACCGGTTTCCCGATAAAAGTGGAAGTGATTTCTAGGTTTCGCACGCAGGCACAGATGAAAGCGGTTTTGAAAGGATTGTCTGACGGCAGTGTGGACATCGTGATCGGGACACACAGATTGTTGAACAAGAGTGTGAAATTTAAAGATTTAGGGTTGCTGGTAATCGACGAAGAGCAACGGTTTGGAGTCAGCCATAAAGAAAAAATCAAACAAATAAAAAACAACGTCGACTGTTTGACGCTGACGGCAACGCCCATCCCGCGCACACTTCATATGTCGATGTTAGGAATTCGCGATTTGTCGGTAATTGAAACGCCGCCGGAAAACCGCTTTCCTGTACAAACGTATGTGGCGGAATACAGTGACGTGTTGGTGCGGGAAGCGATTGAACGGGAATTAGGGCGCGGCGGGCAGGTTTATTTTCTTTATAATAAGGTCAAAGACATTGAAAAAATGGCTGACCATATCCGCACTTTGGTGCCGGAAGCGAGAGTCCTTGTCGGGCACGGCCAAATGGGGGAGGAAGCGCTGGAGCATGTCATGCTGGACTTCTTGGAAGGGGAAGCGGATGTGCTGGTGTCTACCACCATTATTGAAACCGGATTGGACATCCCGAATGTAAATACGTTGATTGTGTATGATGCGGATCATATGGGACTTTCCCAATTGTATCAATTGCGTGGACGGGTGGGACGGTCCAATCGGGTTGCCTACGCGTATTTTACCTATCAAAGGGATAAAGTGTTGACCGAAGTGGCCGAAAAGCGATTGCAGGCAATTAAGGAATTCACGGAGTTAGGCTCCGGATTTAAAATTGCCATGCGAGATTTGTCGATTCGCGGTGCAGGGAATCTATTGGGTGCTGAACAACACGGGTTTATCGCATCTGTTGGTTTTGATCTATACTCGGATATGCTCTCGCAAGCCATTCAGGAACTGAAGGGTGAGAAACAAGAAACGATTCCCGATCCGCAGGTGGAATTGGCAGTTGACGCTTATATTCCATCCGAATATATTCGGGATACGGTACAGAAGATCGAGATTTACAAAAAATTTGTGAGTGCCCGCAGTCTGTCAGATATTCGTGATTTGGAAGAGGAAATGGAAGACCGGTTTGGCGACATTCCACTGCCGGTTCGAAATCTGCTGACGGTGACTCAGATTAAGTCATACGCCCGCCAATTTGAGTTTCAATCGATTGTGCAGGACGGACACGATGTGGTAATGAAACTGTCGGAACGGCAAAATCAGTTTGTAAAAGGGGAGAAGCTGTTTGCTCTCACGCAACAGTTTCCGGATCGCGTGAAGTTGACCGCCGCCCCCTATATTACGATTACCCTTCGTGTGAAAGGGCTGAAAGACCACGAAGTTCTTGAGATGATTAAAAAGTTTTTGGAATCGTATCCGTCAGTTCTGAAAACGGAACAAGAACTGCAAAGAGCGTAA
- a CDS encoding anti-sigma-F factor Fin, with the protein MRLIYVCRHCNSYLGKLDRTSVNETRLGLTSLTPEEQADIISYNLNEDVVYVKTICDYCQEAIEAHPELALLHNPLQ; encoded by the coding sequence GTGCGATTGATCTACGTATGCCGGCACTGTAACTCCTATTTGGGCAAATTGGATCGGACGTCAGTAAATGAAACTCGCTTAGGACTCACTTCCTTGACGCCTGAAGAACAGGCAGATATAATATCGTATAATTTAAATGAGGATGTTGTTTACGTGAAAACGATTTGTGATTATTGTCAGGAAGCGATTGAAGCGCATCCCGAACTGGCGTTGCTTCATAATCCGCTGCAATGA